One segment of Solibacillus isronensis DNA contains the following:
- the lysS gene encoding lysine--tRNA ligase, translated as MKYVSNIEELNDQLLVRRQKMTDIRENGMDPFGSRFERTHLSNEIIAENEQFDKEQLEENPREVVIAGRIMTKRGKGKAGFAHIQDLAGQIQIYVRKDAIGEEAYELFNKADLGDIVGVKGNVFRTQVGELSVKATEFTFLTKALRPLPDKFHGLTDVEQRYRQRYVDLMTNDESKTTFIQRSKIIRAIRNYLDNNGYLEVETPMLHTIAGGAAARPFITHHNALDMELYMRIAIELHLKRLIVGGLEKVYEIGRVFRNEGISTRHNPEFTMIELYEAYADYNDIMDLTENLIAHVAQDVLGTTSVQYGEDTIELGVGWKRVHMVDAVKEATGVDFWAPMTVEEARKHAAEHGVEIKDAHEVGHIINEFFEQKVEETLVQPTFVTGHPVEISPLAKKNPEDPRFTDRFELFIVRREHANAFTELNDPIDQRERFEAQMAEKEAGNDEAHEMDNDFIEALEYGMPPTGGLGIGIDRLVMLLTNSPSIRDVLLFPTMRHTTK; from the coding sequence ATGACAGATATTCGCGAAAACGGTATGGACCCATTCGGCAGCCGTTTTGAACGCACACATTTATCGAACGAAATTATTGCAGAAAATGAGCAATTTGATAAAGAGCAATTAGAAGAAAATCCACGTGAAGTTGTAATCGCTGGACGTATTATGACGAAGCGCGGTAAAGGTAAAGCTGGTTTTGCGCATATCCAGGACTTAGCTGGCCAAATCCAAATTTATGTACGTAAAGATGCAATCGGTGAAGAAGCATATGAATTATTCAACAAAGCAGATCTTGGGGATATCGTAGGGGTAAAAGGAAACGTATTCCGTACGCAAGTTGGAGAGTTATCTGTTAAAGCGACAGAGTTCACTTTCCTGACAAAAGCGTTACGTCCGTTACCTGATAAATTCCACGGCCTGACAGACGTAGAACAACGTTACCGTCAACGTTATGTAGACTTAATGACAAACGATGAATCAAAAACAACATTCATCCAACGTTCAAAAATTATCCGTGCAATCCGCAACTATTTAGATAACAATGGCTATTTGGAAGTTGAAACACCAATGTTGCATACAATTGCAGGTGGTGCGGCGGCTCGTCCGTTCATTACACACCACAATGCATTGGATATGGAATTATATATGCGTATCGCTATCGAGCTGCATTTAAAACGTTTAATTGTTGGCGGCTTGGAAAAAGTGTATGAAATCGGCCGTGTATTCCGTAACGAAGGTATTTCAACTCGTCACAATCCGGAATTCACAATGATTGAATTATACGAAGCGTATGCAGACTATAACGATATTATGGATTTAACAGAAAACCTTATTGCACATGTAGCTCAAGACGTTCTTGGTACAACATCTGTACAATATGGTGAAGATACAATTGAATTAGGTGTTGGCTGGAAACGCGTGCATATGGTAGATGCAGTTAAAGAAGCAACTGGTGTAGACTTCTGGGCACCGATGACTGTAGAAGAAGCACGCAAACATGCTGCTGAACACGGTGTGGAAATTAAAGATGCACATGAAGTAGGTCACATCATCAATGAATTCTTTGAGCAAAAAGTAGAAGAAACATTAGTACAACCTACTTTCGTAACAGGTCACCCAGTGGAAATTTCCCCATTAGCGAAGAAAAACCCTGAAGACCCACGCTTCACAGACCGTTTTGAGCTATTTATCGTTCGACGTGAGCATGCAAATGCCTTCACAGAATTAAATGATCCAATCGATCAACGTGAGCGTTTTGAAGCTCAAATGGCTGAGAAAGAAGCTGGAAATGACGAAGCACATGAAATGGATAATGATTTCATCGAAGCACTAGAATACGGTATGCCGCCAACTGGTGGTTTAGGTATCGGTATCGACCGTTTAGTAATGTTGCTAACGAACTCACCATCAATTCGTGATGTTTTATTATTCCCGACAATGCGCCATACTACGAAGTAA